A window of the Vigna angularis cultivar LongXiaoDou No.4 chromosome 3, ASM1680809v1, whole genome shotgun sequence genome harbors these coding sequences:
- the LOC108326567 gene encoding uncharacterized protein LOC108326567 isoform X1 — translation MFRLHKQRAAKSGDKIDFRISHLKALQVPKGWDKLFVSVVSVEKGKTIAKSSKVPVRNGCCQWSDSFSESIWVSRDNSSKEIDDFVLKLIVAMGSSRSGILGDATVSLTSYMSSDAAIPLSIPLNKCNHGTTLQVTVQCLTPRTKHRDQETNFHLKASNENNYDLPIKSNESDCSNIQSVESSSFEDFDSTLSPGEIETRATSFSGSVSNCSHYSTEGSTGRENISSSISDGQSPTGIQGSASSQKSVSHHDYPVNSSQSNDSSFVSQNIQDIGSLYSKTTNASNNRLEPAEDTTEELRAEAKMWEMNARKLMSDLDVLRKEFSDQYENLAGIKTELSAAQVERDSFKKEVEQLKLSRKRASEDSLCEGECFSEIENALKEELKFEKESNANLSLQLKRSQEANLELVSVLQELEETIEQQKIEIETLSSLPSKFSDLDKFFQVSTQENKRLMQQLEQLEESKKNLLVKVQELEGALEDKMRDTAHLKIQNNKTLSDIEMEYEGKLAAKDEEILSLKAKLSESVPESCNVETVSKNLGDADLLREIELLKEKVQELEVDCNELTEENLDLLFKLKEANKSLKDGGASQDLLSDKVKDQCSTSIGSEVSNNLFRIFHSGDMVQGENNIKISDNDHISIQDPETSKLALEVRITDLNTELTNKSSEIGNLEANLSNKEKEIGVLQKLLDELEAKVYHLEQEHSQHEKHMEVMKKENKHELELIISDIEQERQQLSTHISVLEAQLRDLTNEREFHLTELENSRSKSARLHEKIMEMQTQIDSSTEDLEQKLKVTQFRWSEAQEECEYLRVANQNLQNTIENLAEECSFVKKINGDLRQEKLKEEENCSLMGAKLRESDERFAKFSERVEHLEQSFTLMQEDIASEVKHLISDLDVLFDENRKQMEQGEVLLNQMQMEKMVETQNLALEVENLRLKLSAAYDEKERIASNALLEVSTLRADKAKLESASEEAQSKVILAQNEVDALQSQYEQKLKDVTTQVAEYKIKVEMLTTEHEKLLKLVEDSKSRELKFKSTINALELKLTVTEYERQQIMDESGNLKVQLQQNNQLENENIALKNELNASKSEKERLEETRCVQDTDLSNSRRINRQHQQTIQLLEQEKAEFQTKAQALEEELKLIKEQKRNQVSKLNRKSSPVHDDLKSSKNLGVKNNNQHRINRKKSLKNDSIKHNSEVETELGLLDENVHAVEVDPLSKIQLCDNELAKANEANNNYEAQFHRSPSRGQKIQADGPLKSMAEEVVTKEKFERIKSVLEADLRDIQERYFHMSLKYAEVEAEREELVMKLKATKNKKGWLS, via the exons atgtTTAGGTTGCATAAGCAGAGGGCGGCGAAATCAGGGGATAAAATTGACTTCAGAATCTCTCACCTCAAGGCGCTCCAG GTACCCAAAGGGTGGGACAAGCTGTTTGTTTCTGTTGTCTCCGTAGAAAAGGGCAAAACAATTGCAAAGTCTAGCAAAGTGCCAGTGCGTAATGGATGTTGTCAATGGTCAGATAGCTTTTCAGAATCTATATGGGTTTCGAGAGATAATTCCTCGAAGGAGATTGATGATTTTGTCCTCAAGCTTATTGTTGCAATG GGGTCATCAAGATCTGGCATCCTGGGGGACGCCACTGTTAGTTTGACTAGCTATATGAGTTCAGATGCTGCTATTCCACTTTCAATCCCACTGAATAAGTGCAACCATGGGACAACTTTACAA GTAACTGTGCAGTGCCTGACACCAAGAACGAAACATAG GGATCAAGAGACAAATTTCCATTTGAAGGCCagcaatgaaaataattatgatcTTCCTATCAAGTCCAATGAATCTGATTGTTCAAATATCCAGAGTGTTGAATCTTCCtcttttgaagattttgattCTACCTTATCCCCCGGAGAAATTGAGACAAGG GCAACAAGCTTCTCCGGATCTGTATCAAACTGCAGCCATTACTCAACTGAGGGTTCCACAGGAAGGGAAAATATTTCCTCTAGTATCAGTGACGGGCAGAGCCCGACTGGAATACAAGGTTCAGCCAGCTCCCAGAAAAGTGTATCCCATCACGATTACCCTGTAAATTCTTCTCAGTCAAATGATTCGTCATTTGTTTCCCAGAATATACAAGATATTGGTTCATTGTATTCTAAAACGACAAATGCTTCAAATAATCGTCTGGAACCTGCAGAAGACACAACTGAAGAGCTACGGGCAGAAGCAAAGATGTGGGAAATGAATGCCCGAAAGCTAATGAGTGATTTAGACGTGTTGAGGAAAGAATTCTCAGATCAATACGAAAACCTGGCAGGTATAAAAACGGAACTTTCAGCGGCCCAGGTAGAGCGTGATAGTTTTAAAAAAGAAGTTGAACAGTTAAAATTGTCGAGAAAGCGAGCATCGGAAGATTCACTATGTGAAGGTGAATGTTTTTCAGAAATTGAGAATGCTCTAAAGGAGGAACTGAAGTTCGAAAAAGAATCAAATGCCAACTTGTCTTTGCAACTGAAGAGGAGCCAAGAAGCAAATCTGGAGCTCGTTTCTGTTCTCCAGGAGCTGGAAGAGACCATAGAACAGCAGAAAATTGAGATAGAAACCCTTTCATCATTACCCTCAAAATTCAGTGATCTGGACAAATTTTTCCAAGTAAGCACACAAGAAAACAAGCGGTTAATGCAACAGCTAGAACAACTGGAGGAGTCGAAGAAAAATCTGCTAGTCAAGGTACAAGAGCTGGAAGGTGCCTTGGAAGACAAAATGCGAGATACTGCACATTTGAagattcaaaataacaaaacccTTTCAGATATTGAAATGGAATATGAAGGAAAATTAGCTGCTAAAGATGAAGAAATTTTAAGTTTGAAAGCAAAGCTATCTGAATCTGTCCCAGAAAGTTGTAATGTGGAGACTGTGTCCAAAAATTTAGGTGATGCAGATCTTTTAAGAGAAATTGAATTACTGAAAGAGAAAGTTCAGGAACTTGAGGTGGATTGCAATGAACTGACAGAAGAAAACCTTGACCTCTTATTCAAGCTAAAAGAAGCAAACAAAAGTTTGAAAGATGGTGGAGCATCTCAAGACCTTTTGTCAGACAAGGTCAAAGATCAATGTTCTACTAGCATTGGATCTGAGGTAAGCAACAATTTATTTCGAATATTCCATTCAGGAGACATGGTCCAAGGGGAAAACAACATCAAGATTAGTGATAATGATCACATTTCAATTCAAGACCCTGAGACTTCAAAATTAGCTCTAGAAGTCCGAATCACAGATTTGAATACGGAACTAACTAATAAATCGTCTGAGATAGGAAATCTTGAGGCTAATTTATCaaacaaagaaaaggagatCGGGGTTCTGCAAAAGCTACTAGATGAGCTAGAAGCCAAGGTTTATCATCTTGAACAAGAACATAGTCAGCATGAGAAACATATGGAAgtcatgaaaaaagaaaataagcatGAACTGGAGCTCATCATATCAGACATAGAACAGGAAAGGCAACAATTGTCAACGCACATTTCTGTTTTAGAAGCTCAGTTGAGAGATTTGACAAATGAAAGAGAGTTTCATTTAACAGAACTAGAGAACTCCAGATCTAAATCTGCAAGGCTTCATGAGAAGATTATGGAGATGCAGACTCAGATAGATTCTTCAACAGAAGACTTAGAGCAAAAACTGAAGGTTACACAATTTCGCTGGTCAGAAGCACAAGAAGAATGTGAATATCTAAGAGTAGCAAACCAGAATTTACAAAATACCATAGAAAATCTTGCAGAAGAATGTAGTTTTGTCAAGAAGATAAATGGAGATTTGAGGCAGGAAAAGttgaaggaagaggaaaattgCTCCCTTATGGGAGCCAAATTAAGGGAATCAGATGAAAGATTCGCTAAGTTCTCTGAAAGAGTTGAACACCTGGAACAGAGCTTCACTTTAATGCAGGAAGATATTGCATCAGAAGTGAAACATCTAATTTCAGATTTAGATGTTCTTTTTGATGAAAATAGGAAACAGATGGAACAGGGTGAAGTCTTACTGAATCAGATGCAAATGGAGAAGATGGTAGAAACTCAAAACCTAGCACTAGAAGTTGAAAACCTCCGTTTGAAACTTTCGGCAGCATATGATGAAAAAGAGAGAATAGCTTCTAATGCTTTACTTGAAGTATCCACATTACGTGCTGATAAAGCCAAACTGGAATCTGCTTCTGAAGAAGCTCAATCTAAAGTGATTTTGGCTCAGAACGAGGTTGATGCGCTGCAGTCTCAATATGAACAAAAGCTGAAAGACGTAACAACTCAAGTTGCTGAATACAAAATTAAAGTGGAAATGCTGACGACTGAACATGAAAAGCTGTTGAAGCTGGTGGAAGACAGCAAATCAAGAGAGCTAAAATTCAAAAGTACTATAAATGCTCTTGAATTAAAACTTACAGTCACTGAATATGAAAGGCAACAAATCATGGACGAATCTGGAAATTTAAAGGTTCAATTGCAGCAGAACAATCAACTTGAAAATGAGAATATAGCTCTAAAGAACGAGCTCAATGCTTCTAAATCTGAGAAAGAAAGACTGGAAGAAACAAGATGTGTCCAGGATACTGATCTCAGTAACAGCAGAAGAATAAACAGGCAGCACCAACAGACCATACAACTTCTTGAACAGGAAAAAGCTGAGTTCCaaacaaaagcccaagcccttGAAGAAGAATTGAAGCTGATTAAGGAACAAAAGAGAAATCAGGTTTCGAAGTTAAACAGGAAATCTTCACCGGTTCACGATGATCTGAAGTCATCAAAA AATCTTGGGGTGAAGAATAACAATCAACATCGCATTAATAGGAAAAAGTCATTAAAGAATGACAGCATCAAACATAATAGTGAG GTAGAAACTGAACTTGGACTTCTTGATGAAAATGTTCATGCTGTTGAAGTAGATCCACTATCGAAGATTCAATTGTGTGATAATGAACTAGCAAAAGCAAACGAAGCCAATAATAATTATGAAGCTCAATTTCACAG ATCACCATCTAGAGGTCAAAAAATCCAGGCAGATGGCCCACTAAAATCAATGGCTGAAGAAGTAGTAACGAAAGAAAAATTTGAACGTATAAAATCTGTTCTAGAAGCAGATTTAAGAGATATTCAGGAGCGCTACTTCCACATGAGCCTTAAGTATGCTGAGGTCGAAGCTGAGCGTGAAGAACTTGTGATGAAGCTCAAGGCAACCAAGAACAAAAAAGGGTGGCTTTCATAG